In Scyliorhinus torazame isolate Kashiwa2021f chromosome 18, sScyTor2.1, whole genome shotgun sequence, the following are encoded in one genomic region:
- the tmem35 gene encoding novel acetylcholine receptor chaperone: MMVSSRTVTIVTLSVALGLFFVFMGTIKLTPRLSREAYSEMKRAYKEYAKALPVLKKMGITSVLLRKLIGTLELVCGIVMTLVPGRPKDVANFTLLLVMLAVLFFHQLVGDPLKRYAHALVFGILLTCRLLIIRQGDDKEMALRVTAREGQAGGDTQTETEQEQGKLKTS, from the exons ATGATGGTGTCGTCCAGGACAGTCACAATCGTAACTCTCTCTGTGGCTTTGGGTTTATTCTTTGTCTTCATGGGGACCATCAAACTGACGCCCAGGCTGAGCAGAGAAGCCTACAGCGAGATG AAAAGAGCATATAAGGAATATGCCAAGGCGCTCCCGGTGTTAAAGAAAATGGGCATCACGTCAGTCCTGCTGCGGAAGCTGATTGGTACGTTAGAGCTGGTTTGCGGTATCGTGATGACACTGGTGCCCGGCAGGCCCAAGGATGTGGccaacttcacactgctcctggtcaTGCTGGCTGTGCTCTTCTTCCACCAGCTGGTGGGTGACCCACTCAAACGCTATGCACACGCGCTGGTCTTCGGGATACTGCTCACCTGCCGGCTGTTGATCATAAGGCAGGGGGATGACAAGGAGATGGCTCTGAGAGTCACGGCGAGGGAAGGGCAGGCCGGGGGAGACACGCAGACTGAGACAGAACAGGAGCAAGGAAAACTTAAAACCTCCTAA